A genomic segment from Psychrobacter arcticus 273-4 encodes:
- the rlmD gene encoding 23S rRNA (uracil(1939)-C(5))-methyltransferase RlmD, translating into MQPTDSKTSTSDTTEQPNETQTITIPPSKKKSKPSSKTRRRLKDAEPLPFAIDGLSHDGRGVAVYGNGFVEADGHITDKHGKKIFVSFALPGESALVKITNSRTSFEEGDAVNITANPNPERVVPPCPHFGVCGGCNLQHWQPEAQINFKQSVLAEMLVHQANVAPDHWLEPVVGDRLGYRTKARLGVRYVAKKETALVGFRERSSNFLAELNECHILDPRIGFEIENLKTLISTLESRNKIAQLELAMGEYLPELPDGDQPVALIVRNLEPLSDADIDKLKVFFAARNWQLYLQPKGADSIQRIALTAADDLSEQFGRLYYQLPEYDLTFEFIPTDFTQVNLSVNRQMTKLACDLLDLKAGERVLDLFSGLGNFSLPLARLVGETGSVVGVEGSEAMTIRAADNARRNGINNTEFYSQDLTHDCTDKPWANQGFDALLIDPPRSGAWEIMQYLPKFNAERIVYVSCNPATLARDTKALLEQGYRLTHAGVMDMFCHTGHVESIARFEKVSA; encoded by the coding sequence ATGCAACCCACCGATTCAAAGACATCTACCTCAGATACGACCGAGCAGCCAAATGAGACTCAAACGATTACGATTCCGCCTAGTAAGAAAAAATCTAAGCCTTCGTCAAAGACGCGTCGTCGTCTAAAAGATGCTGAACCACTACCCTTTGCTATCGATGGCTTGTCACATGATGGTCGCGGCGTTGCCGTATACGGTAATGGGTTTGTGGAAGCCGATGGCCATATCACAGACAAACATGGCAAAAAAATCTTTGTCAGCTTTGCCTTGCCGGGTGAAAGCGCGTTGGTCAAAATTACCAATAGCCGTACCAGCTTTGAAGAAGGCGATGCCGTGAACATCACCGCCAATCCAAATCCTGAGCGCGTTGTACCTCCCTGCCCGCATTTTGGTGTTTGCGGCGGCTGTAATCTGCAACATTGGCAGCCAGAGGCACAAATTAACTTTAAGCAATCTGTCCTTGCTGAGATGCTAGTGCATCAAGCCAATGTGGCACCCGATCACTGGCTTGAACCAGTGGTTGGTGATCGTCTTGGCTACCGTACCAAAGCGCGACTGGGTGTGCGTTATGTTGCCAAAAAAGAAACTGCCTTGGTTGGCTTTCGTGAGCGCTCAAGTAACTTTTTGGCGGAGTTAAATGAATGTCATATTTTAGATCCACGTATCGGCTTTGAAATTGAAAACTTAAAAACCCTTATTAGCACTTTAGAGAGCCGTAATAAGATTGCTCAGCTTGAATTGGCGATGGGCGAGTATTTGCCAGAGTTGCCTGATGGCGATCAACCAGTCGCGCTGATTGTGCGTAATCTTGAGCCATTGTCAGATGCTGATATTGATAAGCTCAAGGTCTTTTTTGCGGCACGCAATTGGCAGTTATACTTGCAACCAAAGGGTGCGGATAGCATCCAGCGTATTGCCTTAACGGCTGCAGATGATTTAAGTGAGCAATTTGGACGTTTGTATTATCAATTGCCAGAGTATGATTTGACGTTTGAGTTTATCCCTACCGATTTTACCCAAGTCAATCTGTCGGTAAACCGTCAGATGACCAAGCTTGCTTGTGATTTGCTTGATTTAAAAGCGGGCGAGCGCGTTCTAGATTTATTTAGCGGTTTGGGCAACTTTAGCTTACCACTAGCACGATTGGTTGGTGAAACTGGCTCAGTTGTTGGTGTTGAAGGTAGTGAAGCCATGACTATACGCGCCGCTGACAATGCGCGCCGCAATGGTATTAATAACACCGAGTTTTATAGCCAGGATTTGACGCACGACTGTACGGATAAACCGTGGGCCAACCAAGGTTTTGATGCGCTGCTTATCGATCCACCACGTTCTGGCGCTTGGGAGATTATGCAATATTTACCTAAGTTTAATGCTGAGCGAATTGTCTATGTTTCCTGTAATCCTGCGACGCTTGCTCGTGATACCAAAGCACTACTCGAACAAGGCTATCGTTTAACGCATGCTGGCGTGATGGATATGTTTTGTCATACTGGTCACGTTGAGTCAATTGCACGCTTTGAAAAAGTCTCTGCTTAA
- a CDS encoding 3'-5' exonuclease, producing the protein MSQAFSSDPILVFDIETVADVDAARRIYPQLAELNDADTLSALTAIRIQEAGHDFMRLPLQRIVCISALYIKDGIFSLFSLTADKFSEEEILAKFFRAFNDIEKLPKLISWNGSGFDIPVLIYRAMQYDLAAPWLFEEGERIKNMRFDNYVNRFHTRHIDLMDRFSQYGASRREAMDVVASLYGLPGKTDVDGSMVGELVSNNDWQTLSIYCESDVMNTWLIYLRWLRLTGQLSLPDFAVWQQQSRDYLTKFTQADGTPRHQAFLNDWLNS; encoded by the coding sequence ATGTCACAAGCTTTTTCGTCTGACCCTATACTGGTCTTTGATATTGAGACGGTTGCGGATGTCGATGCTGCCCGCCGTATTTATCCGCAATTGGCAGAGCTCAATGATGCAGATACGCTCAGTGCGTTGACTGCCATTCGCATACAAGAAGCTGGGCATGATTTTATGCGTTTGCCATTGCAGCGCATTGTCTGTATCTCTGCGCTGTACATCAAAGATGGAATATTTTCGTTATTTTCGCTCACCGCTGATAAATTTAGCGAAGAAGAGATTCTTGCCAAGTTTTTTCGCGCATTTAATGATATTGAAAAACTGCCTAAACTGATTAGCTGGAACGGCTCAGGTTTTGATATTCCTGTGCTTATTTATCGTGCCATGCAATATGATTTGGCAGCGCCTTGGTTATTTGAAGAAGGCGAGCGTATCAAAAACATGCGTTTTGATAATTATGTCAATCGCTTCCATACGCGCCATATTGATTTGATGGATCGGTTTAGCCAATATGGTGCCAGTCGCCGCGAAGCTATGGATGTCGTTGCGAGCTTATATGGCTTGCCCGGTAAGACGGATGTCGATGGCAGTATGGTTGGCGAGCTTGTCAGCAATAATGATTGGCAAACGCTGTCAATATATTGCGAGTCTGATGTGATGAATACCTGGCTGATATATCTGCGCTGGCTGCGCTTGACTGGACAGCTGTCTTTACCAGATTTTGCAGTTTGGCAGCAGCAAAGTCGTGATTATTTAACCAAATTTACCCAAGCAGATGGCACGCCACGTCATCAGGCATTTTTGAATGATTGGCTTAACAGCTAA
- the cysM gene encoding cysteine synthase CysM, protein MSATAPLNVNFITQITDLADCVGQTPLVKLQRLPEQEQIDNGAIMLAKLEGNNPAGSVKDRPAFNMIYQAERRGDIKPGDMLIEATSGNTGIALAMVAAMRGYPITLFMPSNSTQERKDAMTAYGATLIQVEEGIEAARDMALQMQADGKGIVLDQFNNPDNKQAHYLTTGPELWAQTEGKITHFISSMGTTGTITGVAQYLKEQNPAIQIIGLQPDEEAAIAGIRRWPAAYMPGIFDADLVDEIMDIDQRVAEVYMRKLAKTEGIFAGVSSGAAAWAATQVAKANPDAVIAFIVCDRGDRYLSTGLYNVDDSIDNAN, encoded by the coding sequence ATGTCCGCTACAGCTCCGTTAAACGTCAACTTTATCACCCAGATTACTGACCTTGCTGATTGCGTCGGTCAAACGCCCTTGGTCAAATTGCAGCGTTTACCTGAGCAAGAGCAGATTGACAATGGTGCCATCATGCTTGCCAAGCTTGAAGGTAATAATCCTGCTGGCTCTGTCAAAGACCGCCCTGCGTTTAATATGATCTATCAAGCGGAGCGGCGCGGTGATATCAAGCCAGGTGACATGTTGATTGAGGCAACCAGTGGCAATACCGGTATTGCTTTAGCCATGGTGGCGGCAATGCGCGGCTATCCGATTACCTTGTTTATGCCAAGTAACTCAACCCAAGAACGTAAAGATGCCATGACTGCTTATGGTGCAACGCTGATTCAGGTAGAAGAAGGGATAGAAGCAGCGCGCGATATGGCATTACAAATGCAAGCAGATGGCAAAGGTATTGTATTAGATCAATTTAATAACCCTGATAATAAACAAGCGCATTATCTGACTACAGGGCCTGAGCTGTGGGCGCAAACTGAGGGTAAAATCACTCATTTTATCAGCTCTATGGGCACTACTGGCACTATTACCGGTGTAGCACAGTATTTAAAAGAGCAAAACCCTGCCATACAAATCATCGGTCTACAACCTGATGAGGAAGCAGCTATTGCTGGTATCCGCCGCTGGCCTGCCGCTTATATGCCAGGAATTTTTGATGCCGACCTAGTCGATGAGATTATGGATATCGATCAGCGCGTCGCTGAGGTCTATATGCGTAAGCTTGCCAAAACTGAAGGGATATTTGCGGGTGTCTCCTCCGGTGCAGCGGCATGGGCCGCCACACAAGTCGCTAAAGCAAATCCTGATGCCGTCATTGCCTTTATCGTCTGTGATCGGGGTGATCGTTATTTATCGACTGGCTTATATAATGTCGATGACAGCATAGATAATGCAAACTAA
- a CDS encoding ATP-binding protein, with the protein MAYKKRFDTSSAYGQLVILVFLPICLLAAVGGILVFYETMRASNSEQAVLAEAVLIRYSPTIAEIVPELLAQNDAKAQTTENNNESTTNSVLQAAMATLEGIQDKLGRMRAEQHVQRIAIVNQNNEVLATVGYGTDEAWPAVDPSERFLAQQPTPIGTAYGSILGEFDGQTLWLLVDMDSEPLYIARYRIAMALVITGLFTLLILLLSLNIYSKRWIAPIYELRLQLQRTHVDNLYQPIPVESNGELNLLQQDLVRTLRRLYVSFQELKEHAEQTEDDLRLAFDEMEMQNISIRNARDAAISTSQAKSAFLANISHELRTPLNSIDGFINLLARHGELNPEQDLYVQTIRKSSAHLLALVNDVLDFSKIEAGKLVLDRHEFDLYDTIYDVVDMLSPVSAEKGLRMAVLFYNDVPMRVNGDALRLKQVLTNIVGNAIKFTDSGDVVVRVSLDDYQDNYLMISVQDSGKGISLSDQKMLFQSFSQGDPSITRQYGGTGLGLVISKQLTRLMGGDIGFYDNMQENISNQGATFWFRMPAHVDVLEAATGQTIELPVLAPLASATDEFNVLIWINHTASIQVLKASLHHLPITLTQANSLPGLLESLKEHGNYWDWVIVDDDTQDDMMALLKQIRLHYQGKLAVFGYQVAADQALLNRYHANILYEPLDKRQLYAMLDTQKRSVPTGIAEPRWKGVTVLAVDDHLPNLLVLDALLSELGIHVITASNGFDAIEMISKQQTKNIKSAKTEKQSLSKKTQISKAVTRDDVSKSAVSALHIEDTTTEEKGKAQHKNSIDLIFMDIQMPRMSGHEAARQIRKIEAADSHIPIIALTAHGLADERDKLIASGINDYVGKPISQPQLLQVLQKWLGRSASSSPLTAENDEHSQSLSIASGAPPTYQMIRSEQVKSYKPTKMSNEKRVTRPLSLKKIRDDYLRDSQPREDYRRESRRDTQPRYESLRFQEQGQSVFGTRSIQTLDDNKDELLVNTAYLQKNSHLNASVFNTLDILNWQDALMRSANKPDLAAKLIIMMLDTINDEKQALTQAWEAHNRSMLAQIAHRILGGSRYTGVPQLRQASQDLEERCLLNIQHTTPAQFAMLEPYYEALLTALNNLQTLDLSAYPQLNYHRLSENDMTWKMI; encoded by the coding sequence ATGGCTTACAAAAAACGTTTTGATACCAGTAGCGCTTATGGTCAGCTGGTTATATTGGTATTTTTGCCCATCTGTTTACTGGCAGCAGTGGGTGGTATCTTGGTGTTTTATGAAACCATGCGTGCCAGTAATTCAGAGCAAGCAGTGTTGGCTGAGGCGGTGCTTATCCGCTATTCGCCAACGATTGCAGAGATTGTCCCTGAGCTGTTAGCGCAAAATGATGCCAAGGCGCAGACGACAGAAAACAACAATGAAAGCACTACCAACAGTGTCTTACAAGCTGCGATGGCAACGCTAGAGGGTATCCAAGATAAACTCGGGCGTATGCGGGCAGAGCAACACGTCCAGCGTATCGCCATTGTCAATCAGAATAATGAGGTACTCGCGACAGTCGGCTATGGTACGGACGAGGCGTGGCCCGCAGTAGATCCCTCAGAGCGTTTTTTGGCGCAACAACCAACTCCCATTGGTACCGCTTACGGCAGTATATTGGGTGAATTTGATGGTCAAACGCTGTGGTTATTAGTCGATATGGATAGTGAACCGCTTTATATCGCGCGCTACCGTATTGCTATGGCATTGGTGATCACTGGTTTGTTTACGCTGTTAATTCTGCTACTGAGTTTAAACATCTACTCAAAACGTTGGATTGCGCCTATCTATGAGCTGCGTTTGCAATTACAGCGTACTCATGTCGATAACCTTTATCAGCCTATCCCAGTTGAGTCAAATGGTGAGCTAAATTTATTACAACAAGACTTGGTTAGAACATTACGCCGTTTATATGTCAGTTTTCAAGAGCTTAAAGAACATGCGGAGCAGACAGAAGATGATTTGCGTCTTGCTTTTGATGAGATGGAAATGCAAAATATCTCTATTCGCAATGCACGTGATGCGGCAATCTCTACCAGCCAAGCCAAATCAGCGTTTTTAGCCAATATCAGTCATGAGCTGCGTACGCCGCTCAACAGTATCGATGGTTTTATTAATTTGCTCGCGCGTCACGGTGAGCTCAATCCCGAACAAGACTTGTATGTACAAACCATCCGCAAATCATCCGCCCACTTATTGGCATTAGTCAATGATGTGCTTGATTTCTCCAAAATTGAAGCGGGTAAGTTGGTGCTTGATCGCCATGAATTTGATCTTTATGACACTATCTATGACGTAGTTGATATGCTGTCACCGGTGTCTGCAGAAAAAGGTCTGCGCATGGCGGTACTGTTCTATAACGATGTGCCAATGCGTGTTAATGGCGATGCGCTGCGCCTTAAGCAAGTATTGACCAATATTGTCGGTAATGCGATTAAATTTACTGATAGCGGTGACGTGGTGGTACGCGTTAGTTTAGACGACTATCAAGACAATTATTTGATGATTAGCGTGCAAGACAGTGGCAAGGGCATTTCACTCTCTGATCAAAAAATGCTCTTTCAAAGCTTTAGCCAAGGAGATCCATCCATCACGCGTCAATATGGTGGCACAGGATTGGGTCTGGTCATCTCCAAGCAGTTAACGCGACTGATGGGTGGTGATATTGGTTTTTATGACAACATGCAAGAGAACATCTCGAATCAAGGCGCAACGTTTTGGTTTCGTATGCCAGCGCATGTTGATGTATTAGAAGCAGCAACCGGACAGACCATTGAGCTGCCAGTATTAGCGCCATTGGCAAGTGCGACCGATGAGTTTAATGTTCTTATTTGGATTAACCACACCGCGTCTATACAAGTACTAAAAGCCAGTTTGCATCATTTGCCTATTACACTGACCCAAGCCAACTCCTTGCCTGGCTTACTTGAATCGTTAAAAGAGCACGGTAACTATTGGGATTGGGTCATCGTTGATGATGATACCCAAGACGATATGATGGCACTGCTTAAGCAAATACGTCTGCATTATCAAGGTAAGCTTGCTGTCTTTGGTTATCAAGTTGCCGCTGATCAAGCACTACTCAATCGTTACCATGCCAATATCTTGTATGAGCCATTAGACAAAAGACAGTTATATGCGATGCTTGATACGCAAAAGCGTAGCGTACCTACTGGTATTGCAGAACCACGTTGGAAGGGCGTTACTGTATTGGCAGTCGATGATCATCTGCCAAATTTACTGGTACTTGATGCGCTGCTGAGCGAACTTGGTATTCATGTTATTACGGCCAGTAATGGCTTTGATGCGATAGAGATGATTAGTAAGCAACAAACGAAAAATATCAAATCTGCCAAAACTGAAAAACAAAGTCTGTCGAAAAAAACCCAAATCTCAAAAGCGGTCACGCGAGATGATGTCAGTAAATCAGCGGTTAGTGCCCTACATATTGAAGACACGACGACAGAAGAAAAGGGTAAGGCACAGCATAAAAACAGTATCGACCTTATCTTTATGGATATTCAAATGCCACGTATGTCAGGGCATGAGGCGGCGCGGCAAATTCGTAAGATTGAAGCAGCAGATAGTCATATTCCCATTATTGCTCTCACTGCACATGGACTGGCAGATGAGCGTGATAAATTAATCGCTAGTGGTATTAATGATTATGTCGGCAAGCCTATTAGTCAGCCACAGCTGCTACAAGTATTGCAAAAATGGCTCGGGCGTAGTGCTTCGTCATCACCATTAACGGCAGAAAATGATGAGCACTCACAAAGTCTTAGTATAGCAAGTGGAGCGCCGCCTACTTATCAAATGATTCGAAGCGAGCAGGTTAAGAGTTATAAACCTACCAAGATGAGCAATGAGAAAAGAGTTACGCGACCTTTATCATTAAAAAAAATCCGTGATGACTATCTAAGAGACAGTCAACCGCGTGAAGATTATAGGCGTGAAAGTCGACGTGACACTCAGCCACGCTATGAAAGCCTGCGTTTTCAAGAACAAGGGCAATCGGTATTTGGCACGCGTTCTATTCAAACGCTCGATGATAATAAAGATGAGTTGTTAGTAAATACTGCTTATCTGCAAAAAAACAGTCACTTAAACGCCTCTGTGTTTAATACTTTGGATATTCTAAATTGGCAAGATGCATTGATGCGCTCAGCCAATAAACCGGATCTCGCTGCCAAGCTGATCATTATGATGCTCGATACCATTAATGATGAAAAACAAGCATTGACGCAAGCATGGGAGGCGCACAATCGCAGTATGCTTGCGCAAATTGCCCACCGGATACTGGGCGGCAGTCGTTATACGGGCGTGCCACAACTGCGCCAAGCCAGCCAAGATTTAGAGGAGAGGTGTTTATTAAATATCCAACATACCACGCCTGCGCAGTTTGCAATGCTAGAGCCTTATTATGAGGCTTTATTAACGGCTTTAAATAACTTACAAACGCTTGATTTGTCTGCTTATCCGCAGCTTAATTATCATCGTCTGAGTGAGAATGATATGACTTGGAAAATGATTTAA
- a CDS encoding crotonase/enoyl-CoA hydratase family protein — protein sequence MYTIATYQYETLQVSATDDILTVTINRPKKKNAMSFKVIEELIAVAGRISKDKTIRAVILNGAEGTFCAGIDLGDLNHPKNQAFALWELIKPWQSSFQRVCLVWRDVPVPVIAVLEGYCVGAGLQLALACDIRISHPDCKLSIMEAKWGLVPDMGLTQSGFGVVRADILKELAMTARTVNAEEGKELGLVSHCSDTPLEQAQQLAAEFSERSPDAVLASKRVINAMFEQSAMTLYIEKVWQLKMMFGRNRKLALRKAKQASTVFGKRQFR from the coding sequence ATGTACACTATCGCCACCTACCAATATGAAACGTTACAAGTCAGCGCAACCGACGACATTTTAACCGTGACTATCAATCGACCAAAGAAAAAAAACGCCATGAGCTTTAAAGTGATTGAAGAGTTGATTGCGGTAGCCGGTCGCATCAGTAAAGACAAAACGATACGTGCAGTAATTTTAAATGGTGCTGAAGGCACCTTCTGCGCAGGTATCGATTTGGGCGACTTAAACCACCCAAAAAACCAAGCTTTTGCGCTATGGGAGCTGATCAAACCTTGGCAAAGCTCATTTCAGCGTGTTTGTTTGGTATGGCGCGATGTCCCAGTACCTGTCATAGCCGTACTTGAAGGCTATTGTGTCGGTGCAGGCTTACAGCTGGCGCTGGCATGTGATATTCGTATCAGCCATCCTGATTGTAAATTGTCTATTATGGAAGCAAAGTGGGGGCTAGTACCAGATATGGGCTTGACCCAATCTGGGTTTGGTGTGGTACGCGCTGATATCCTAAAAGAGCTGGCAATGACAGCCCGTACCGTTAATGCAGAAGAAGGCAAAGAGCTAGGGCTAGTCAGCCATTGTAGTGACACGCCGCTTGAACAGGCGCAGCAACTTGCTGCTGAATTTTCAGAACGTTCACCCGATGCGGTGCTGGCAAGTAAACGCGTTATCAATGCCATGTTTGAGCAATCTGCGATGACTTTATATATAGAAAAAGTCTGGCAGTTAAAAATGATGTTCGGGCGCAATCGTAAACTGGCCCTTAGAAAAGCCAAGCAAGCCAGTACCGTATTTGGCAAGCGCCAGTTCCGTTAA
- a CDS encoding multidrug effflux MFS transporter, translated as MSAPKFPLPNKPVAADRVRSADLPVAWIMMLGLIVAVGPLSIDMYLPALPSMADDFGVSTAFMANSVPAYFVGLVFGQLFYGPFSDRVGRVKPLYIGMVLYVIASIICATTNNEYVLFTGRTLQALGACVGAVVTRAAIRDRLTAKQTAKAFSIMILVMGLAPILAPSLGAVFLQFFSWHSIFWFLAAFGTLNLLLTKFFFFETLSEENRNVRPAKEILSQYWELLKDPTFNYPAIGGGLLMGAMFVYISSASELIMDTYGLSATHFGWLFGMNAAGFVALTQLNQWLTNRFRILSILRFGAMMQVISAGALFTLGIVFGTDAWLPLVLACIFFCIAGLGLTQPNSSAIALAFQQRRAGMASALQGSLMFSVGIFGGLLLNLFPVNPVLKIGIAMFSLMSLGCYLIWQIDRNLNLDNAD; from the coding sequence ATGTCTGCTCCAAAATTCCCTCTTCCTAATAAACCGGTTGCTGCTGACCGCGTGCGCTCTGCCGATTTACCTGTCGCATGGATTATGATGCTGGGTCTTATCGTTGCGGTAGGACCTTTATCTATTGATATGTATCTGCCAGCGTTACCATCGATGGCCGATGACTTTGGCGTATCGACTGCCTTTATGGCAAACTCCGTACCCGCTTATTTTGTCGGATTGGTATTTGGGCAGCTATTTTATGGACCCTTTAGTGACCGCGTTGGCCGCGTCAAACCTTTATACATAGGCATGGTTTTATATGTGATTGCCTCCATTATTTGTGCAACCACCAATAATGAATATGTGTTGTTCACCGGTCGTACGTTGCAAGCACTCGGTGCGTGTGTGGGGGCAGTTGTTACCCGTGCAGCGATTCGTGATCGCCTAACAGCCAAGCAAACTGCCAAAGCGTTCTCTATTATGATTTTGGTAATGGGTTTAGCGCCGATATTAGCGCCATCACTTGGCGCAGTGTTCTTACAGTTCTTTAGCTGGCACTCTATATTTTGGTTTTTGGCGGCTTTTGGTACGCTCAATTTATTACTCACCAAGTTTTTCTTTTTTGAAACGCTTAGCGAAGAAAATCGCAATGTACGTCCTGCTAAAGAGATACTCAGTCAATATTGGGAGTTGCTCAAAGATCCCACCTTTAATTATCCGGCGATTGGTGGCGGATTATTGATGGGCGCAATGTTTGTCTATATTAGCTCAGCGTCTGAATTAATCATGGATACTTATGGCCTATCAGCCACACATTTTGGCTGGCTATTTGGGATGAATGCCGCAGGATTTGTAGCATTAACGCAGCTTAACCAATGGCTCACCAACCGTTTTCGTATTTTGAGTATTTTACGTTTTGGGGCGATGATGCAAGTCATCTCAGCAGGGGCGCTATTTACCCTCGGTATTGTGTTTGGTACAGATGCCTGGCTGCCATTGGTATTAGCCTGTATTTTCTTTTGTATTGCAGGTCTAGGTTTGACTCAGCCCAACTCTTCAGCGATTGCCTTGGCTTTTCAACAGCGCCGTGCGGGTATGGCAAGTGCGCTACAAGGCTCGCTGATGTTCTCAGTAGGTATCTTTGGTGGATTGTTGTTAAATTTATTCCCCGTCAATCCAGTACTAAAAATCGGTATCGCGATGTTTTCACTGATGAGTCTTGGTTGCTATTTAATTTGGCAGATAGACCGTAATTTGAACCTTGATAATGCAGATTAA
- the rpsB gene encoding 30S ribosomal protein S2, whose product MATKNPTKIEMRDLLQAGAHFGHQTRFWNPKMGPYIFGARNKIHIINLEHTVKAFNEALTYVNGLAAKKNKVLFVGTKRAASGVIAEQAARAGMPYVDHRWLGGMLTNWKTLRQSINRLKELEKQAEDGTFAKLTKREALERTRDMEKLERSLGGIKDMGGLPDAIFVVDVDHEAIAIKEAKNLGIPVIGIVDTNSNPDNVDYIIPANDDAIRAVTLYVTSMADAIIAGKEYAQTQAGGKAEQEAPATEEAADAQTEEAATPAE is encoded by the coding sequence ATGGCTACAAAGAATCCAACCAAAATTGAAATGCGCGACCTACTACAAGCCGGCGCTCACTTTGGTCACCAAACACGTTTTTGGAATCCAAAAATGGGTCCATATATCTTTGGCGCCCGTAACAAGATTCACATCATTAACCTAGAGCACACGGTAAAAGCGTTTAACGAAGCATTGACTTACGTTAACGGCTTAGCAGCTAAGAAAAACAAAGTATTATTTGTTGGTACTAAACGCGCAGCAAGTGGTGTTATCGCTGAGCAAGCAGCACGCGCTGGTATGCCATACGTTGACCATCGCTGGTTAGGTGGTATGTTGACTAACTGGAAAACACTACGCCAGTCAATCAATCGTCTAAAAGAGCTTGAGAAGCAAGCTGAAGACGGTACATTTGCTAAGCTAACCAAACGTGAAGCGTTAGAGCGTACTCGCGATATGGAAAAACTTGAGCGTTCATTGGGCGGTATCAAAGACATGGGCGGTCTACCTGACGCAATCTTCGTTGTAGACGTAGATCATGAAGCAATCGCTATCAAAGAAGCTAAAAACCTAGGTATCCCAGTTATCGGTATCGTTGATACTAACTCTAACCCAGATAACGTTGATTACATCATCCCAGCAAACGATGATGCTATCCGTGCCGTGACTTTGTACGTAACTTCTATGGCTGATGCAATCATCGCTGGTAAAGAATACGCACAAACTCAAGCTGGTGGTAAAGCTGAGCAAGAAGCACCTGCTACTGAAGAAGCGGCTGATGCTCAAACTGAAGAAGCTGCTACTCCAGCAGAATAA
- the tsf gene encoding translation elongation factor Ts, with the protein MSEVKVSAKMVKELRDRTGLGMMECKKALEESNGDVETAIDNLRKSGQAKAAKKAGNIAADGAIIIAQGESKAFLLEVNCQTDFVAKDENFTAFAETVANIALENNVTDVAAIAELPYGNDQTVEEARVSLVQKIGENIQIRRVEVLEGANIAAYRHGLRIGVVVSYEGGSAETGKNLAMHIAAFNPVAIDDEDVAADLLAREKDIIEAKARESGKPDNIVEKMIEGGLRKYLEEVTLLRQSYVMDNEKKVGDVLKAEGVKVLGFKRLEVGEGIEKKQEDFAAEVAATQALANK; encoded by the coding sequence ATGTCAGAAGTAAAAGTATCTGCCAAAATGGTAAAAGAATTGCGTGACCGTACTGGTCTTGGCATGATGGAATGTAAAAAAGCGTTAGAAGAATCAAATGGCGATGTTGAAACTGCCATTGATAACCTACGTAAATCTGGTCAAGCAAAAGCAGCTAAAAAAGCGGGTAACATCGCAGCTGATGGCGCTATCATCATCGCTCAAGGCGAAAGCAAAGCATTCTTGTTAGAAGTTAACTGCCAAACTGACTTCGTTGCAAAAGACGAAAACTTCACTGCATTTGCAGAAACAGTAGCGAACATTGCATTAGAAAACAATGTGACTGACGTAGCTGCTATCGCTGAATTGCCATATGGCAATGATCAGACTGTTGAAGAAGCTCGCGTATCTTTGGTACAAAAAATCGGTGAGAATATCCAAATCCGCCGTGTTGAAGTACTTGAAGGCGCTAACATTGCTGCATATCGCCATGGTCTACGTATCGGCGTAGTGGTATCTTATGAAGGTGGCAGTGCAGAAACTGGTAAAAACCTTGCTATGCACATCGCTGCGTTCAACCCAGTTGCTATTGATGACGAAGACGTTGCTGCTGATTTGTTAGCGCGCGAAAAAGACATCATTGAAGCAAAAGCACGTGAGTCTGGCAAGCCTGACAACATCGTTGAAAAAATGATCGAAGGTGGCCTACGTAAGTACCTAGAAGAAGTGACGTTACTACGTCAGTCTTACGTTATGGACAATGAGAAAAAAGTTGGTGACGTATTAAAAGCTGAAGGCGTAAAAGTACTTGGCTTCAAACGTTTAGAAGTCGGTGAAGGCATTGAGAAGAAGCAAGAAGACTTTGCTGCTGAAGTTGCTGCAACCCAAGCACTAGCTAACAAATAA